From one Myxococcus xanthus genomic stretch:
- a CDS encoding myxosortase-dependent M36 family metallopeptidase has translation MHLRKQWLTHVLLASCLGTSASAAPRSNFDAFLARPGSTPLAVADEQAHARGLRVEHTETRLGVPSVLWSMQSGPGLQTAARAGTRPEDAARAYLGQVADLYRLKREDVSAAPLQSVHQTGKGAVIVTFRQAVEGVEVFRSEVKVVMTQALSPVAVTGYLAPSELTLAARQRTGANAFQRSAADAVAAAYSDQSGTPLGPHAFIAVDSRGGYTLFDFEPGVRTVMPGQLVVPARAKKVFFTLPDGLRPAWYVEVNAGPKSSKDSDYTSYVISAVDGAVLFRNDLRAHAAEQTYRYTVWAETAAPYRPFDGPQGSAGSPFPRQELDGYDAPLDVPPNVVELQNSPFSRNDPWLPANATQTVGNNVDAYVDLVAPDGYQPGADLRADITGERAFDYVYDPHRAPGSSIEQMKASVVNLFFINNFLHDWYYDAGFDEASGNAQMQNFGRGGIEGDPLRVEGQDYNGRNNANMATPADGISPRMQMYVFDGMPLLQVTAPASLARAYVNGDSRFGAQEYTLDGPVQVLAPTGRTLGCTPFEAGTFAGHVALLDRGACDFVTKALNAQDAGAIAVLVANTNAGEGPLSMSGDDARVTVPVASISRETADLWKAEVAANASTVQVRLHRSKDLDRDGTLDNTIIAHEWGHYISNRLIGNASGLTNNQGRSMGEGWADVHALLMVVREGDDYARGAYAVGGYVSGGGGGDGYYYGVRRAPYATAPTLASSRNALTFRHIENGNPLPTSHPLAYGQAGLGNSAVHSSGEVWASMLWECYVSLLQAHPFQEAQDRMKHYLVAGYKATPVSPTFLEARDALLAVTAASDPADYQRFLQAFAKRGAGMGAKAPDRDSMDHVGVVESFAAGNFIEVTSLRLDDALEGCDKDGVLDVGETGLLRVSVRNVGSGSLGAFSGTVSTTSSTATLEFPSGNTLTFSSMGRGGTATATLPVRLAAAQPNAHAGLRITFDEPSLPASASSTTFDPRVNYDEVPGAAAEDDFEGALSSWTSSTWLNPYGEADWKVQGPEGGRYMHAPNPAVQADLFLISPWMKVNETGAFSFSFRYRHSFESDIYPGGSIFPYYDGAVLEFTHDGLQWYDIAAMGVASIYSIDPTDGSPGYIEQGPNPLMYRNAWVGQNVTQENGKTVRFPEWSTAELRLADMFAGKNVQFRFRIGTDTAVGAYGFDLDDVRFTNVERMPFSGRVDEQGDGATCNQRPVANAGRDVGSPSAPVYERVRNPETGALELVRHTLDGTASYDPEGQPLTYHWTQVSGPAVTLVNADTATPSFTADVPDDSILTFQLVVRDGLETSAAHQVRAWVLNVNRAPTAVVTAPAEVAEFSSEPVTLDARASSDPDGELISYKWAQTSGPAVALKAGSSATPSFKVPEVAADTQLTFTLVVNDGRAQSKTATVTVMVRNVDRAPVADAGSEQVVDPLATASLSATAVDPDGDALTWTWRQVEGPAVELQGADTATPSFTAPEVRAETVLRFEAIASANGLSSAPMTATVTVRHANKAPQALPRLVGDARSGAQVTLDASASSDPDGDALTFGWKQVAGPSVTLSASEGAQVTFRAPEVKQAVTLHFELTATDARGGASTAVLGVTVQPSSSGSSGGCSSTGGSSPGLLLSLFGLLVGAVRTRRRA, from the coding sequence ATGCATCTCAGGAAGCAGTGGCTTACCCATGTCCTGCTGGCGTCATGTCTTGGCACCAGCGCTTCGGCCGCTCCACGGTCGAACTTCGACGCATTCCTCGCGCGGCCTGGCAGCACGCCACTCGCCGTGGCCGATGAGCAGGCCCATGCCCGCGGCCTGCGAGTCGAGCACACGGAGACACGGCTCGGCGTCCCCTCCGTCCTCTGGTCCATGCAGTCCGGCCCGGGCCTGCAGACCGCGGCCCGCGCTGGCACCCGTCCCGAGGACGCGGCGCGCGCCTACCTGGGCCAGGTCGCGGACCTCTACCGGCTGAAGCGAGAAGACGTCTCCGCCGCGCCGTTGCAGTCCGTACACCAGACGGGCAAGGGCGCCGTCATCGTGACCTTCCGCCAGGCGGTGGAAGGCGTGGAGGTGTTCCGCAGCGAGGTGAAGGTGGTGATGACGCAGGCGCTCTCGCCCGTGGCCGTCACTGGCTACCTGGCGCCGAGCGAGCTCACCCTCGCGGCCCGGCAGCGCACCGGCGCGAACGCCTTCCAGCGCTCCGCGGCGGACGCCGTGGCGGCGGCGTACTCGGACCAGAGCGGCACCCCGCTGGGGCCGCACGCATTCATCGCCGTGGACTCCCGCGGCGGCTACACGCTGTTCGACTTCGAGCCCGGCGTGCGCACCGTGATGCCCGGCCAGCTCGTCGTTCCCGCGCGCGCGAAGAAGGTCTTCTTCACCCTGCCCGACGGCCTGCGGCCCGCCTGGTACGTGGAGGTCAACGCGGGCCCCAAGAGCAGCAAGGACTCAGACTACACCTCCTACGTCATCTCGGCCGTGGACGGCGCGGTCCTCTTCCGCAATGACCTGCGTGCCCACGCCGCGGAGCAGACGTACCGGTACACTGTATGGGCGGAGACGGCCGCGCCGTACCGCCCGTTCGACGGCCCCCAGGGGTCCGCCGGCTCGCCCTTCCCCCGGCAGGAGCTGGACGGCTACGACGCCCCGCTGGACGTTCCGCCCAACGTCGTGGAGCTGCAGAACAGCCCCTTCTCGCGGAACGACCCGTGGCTGCCCGCCAACGCCACGCAGACCGTGGGCAACAACGTGGACGCCTACGTGGACCTGGTGGCGCCGGACGGCTACCAGCCAGGCGCGGACCTGCGCGCGGACATCACCGGTGAGCGCGCCTTCGACTACGTCTACGACCCCCACCGCGCCCCGGGCTCCAGCATCGAGCAGATGAAGGCCTCGGTGGTGAACCTCTTCTTCATCAATAACTTCCTGCACGACTGGTACTACGACGCGGGCTTCGACGAGGCCTCCGGCAACGCGCAGATGCAGAACTTCGGCCGTGGCGGCATCGAGGGTGACCCGCTGCGCGTCGAGGGGCAGGACTACAACGGCCGCAACAACGCCAACATGGCCACGCCGGCGGACGGCATCTCGCCCCGCATGCAGATGTATGTCTTCGACGGCATGCCCCTCCTCCAGGTGACGGCCCCCGCATCGCTGGCCCGCGCCTACGTGAACGGGGATAGCCGCTTCGGGGCCCAGGAGTACACGCTGGACGGTCCGGTGCAGGTGCTCGCGCCCACGGGACGGACACTCGGCTGCACGCCCTTCGAGGCGGGCACGTTCGCCGGCCACGTGGCGCTGCTCGACCGCGGCGCCTGCGACTTCGTCACCAAGGCGCTGAACGCGCAGGACGCCGGCGCCATCGCGGTCCTCGTGGCCAACACCAATGCCGGTGAGGGCCCTCTCTCCATGAGCGGAGACGACGCACGCGTCACGGTGCCCGTGGCCTCCATCTCCCGGGAGACGGCGGACCTCTGGAAGGCGGAGGTGGCCGCCAACGCGAGCACCGTCCAGGTGCGCCTGCACCGCTCCAAGGACCTGGACCGTGACGGCACGCTCGACAACACCATCATCGCCCACGAGTGGGGCCACTACATCAGCAACCGCCTCATCGGTAACGCCAGCGGCCTCACCAACAACCAGGGCCGCTCCATGGGCGAAGGCTGGGCGGACGTGCACGCGCTGCTGATGGTGGTGCGTGAAGGGGACGACTACGCGCGCGGAGCCTACGCCGTCGGCGGCTACGTTTCGGGCGGTGGCGGCGGCGACGGCTACTACTACGGCGTGCGCCGCGCGCCTTACGCCACCGCACCGACGCTGGCGTCGAGCCGCAACGCGCTGACCTTCCGGCACATCGAGAACGGCAATCCCCTTCCGACGAGCCACCCGCTCGCCTACGGTCAGGCGGGCCTCGGCAACTCCGCCGTGCACAGCAGCGGCGAGGTGTGGGCCTCCATGCTCTGGGAGTGCTACGTGTCGCTCCTCCAGGCCCACCCCTTCCAGGAGGCCCAGGACCGCATGAAGCACTACCTGGTCGCCGGGTACAAGGCCACGCCCGTCTCCCCCACCTTCCTCGAGGCGCGCGACGCGCTGCTCGCGGTCACCGCCGCGAGCGACCCGGCCGACTACCAGCGCTTCCTCCAGGCCTTCGCCAAGCGCGGTGCCGGCATGGGCGCGAAGGCGCCGGACCGTGACTCCATGGACCACGTGGGCGTGGTGGAGAGCTTCGCGGCGGGCAACTTCATCGAGGTCACCTCCCTGCGGCTCGATGACGCCCTGGAGGGCTGCGACAAGGACGGCGTGCTCGACGTGGGCGAGACGGGCCTGCTGCGCGTGAGCGTGCGCAACGTGGGCAGCGGTTCGCTGGGCGCCTTCTCCGGCACCGTCTCCACCACCAGCAGCACGGCCACGCTGGAGTTCCCCTCGGGCAACACCCTGACCTTCAGCTCGATGGGCCGCGGCGGCACGGCCACCGCCACCCTCCCGGTGAGGTTGGCCGCCGCGCAGCCGAACGCACACGCCGGCCTGCGCATCACCTTCGACGAGCCCTCGCTCCCCGCCAGCGCGAGCAGCACGACGTTTGACCCTCGGGTGAACTACGACGAAGTGCCCGGCGCGGCGGCGGAGGACGACTTCGAGGGCGCCCTGTCGTCATGGACCTCGTCCACGTGGCTCAACCCCTACGGCGAGGCGGACTGGAAGGTCCAGGGTCCGGAGGGCGGGCGCTACATGCACGCGCCCAACCCGGCAGTACAGGCGGACCTCTTCCTCATCTCCCCCTGGATGAAGGTGAATGAGACCGGCGCCTTCTCGTTCAGCTTCCGCTACCGCCACTCGTTCGAGTCCGACATCTACCCCGGCGGCTCCATCTTCCCGTACTACGACGGCGCCGTCCTCGAGTTCACCCACGACGGCCTGCAGTGGTACGACATCGCCGCGATGGGCGTGGCCTCCATCTACTCCATCGACCCGACGGACGGCTCCCCGGGCTACATCGAGCAGGGGCCCAACCCGCTGATGTACCGCAACGCGTGGGTGGGCCAGAACGTCACGCAGGAGAACGGCAAGACGGTGCGCTTCCCGGAGTGGTCCACCGCCGAGCTGCGGCTGGCGGACATGTTCGCCGGCAAGAACGTCCAGTTCCGCTTCCGCATTGGTACCGACACCGCGGTGGGCGCGTACGGCTTCGACCTGGACGACGTGCGCTTCACCAACGTGGAGCGCATGCCCTTCAGCGGCCGGGTGGACGAGCAGGGCGACGGCGCCACCTGCAACCAGCGGCCGGTGGCCAACGCCGGGCGCGACGTCGGCAGCCCCAGCGCCCCGGTGTATGAGCGCGTGAGGAACCCCGAGACGGGGGCACTGGAGCTCGTGCGCCACACGCTGGACGGCACCGCCAGCTATGACCCGGAGGGCCAGCCCCTCACCTACCACTGGACGCAGGTGAGCGGGCCGGCGGTCACCCTGGTGAACGCGGACACGGCCACCCCGTCGTTCACGGCGGATGTGCCCGACGACTCCATCCTGACGTTCCAGCTCGTGGTGCGCGATGGCCTGGAGACCAGCGCGGCACACCAGGTCCGGGCCTGGGTCCTCAACGTCAACCGCGCCCCCACGGCGGTGGTGACCGCGCCGGCGGAGGTGGCGGAGTTCTCCTCGGAGCCCGTGACGCTGGACGCCCGCGCCTCGAGCGACCCGGACGGGGAGCTCATCTCCTACAAGTGGGCGCAGACGTCCGGTCCCGCCGTCGCGCTCAAGGCGGGCTCCAGCGCCACGCCGAGCTTCAAGGTGCCCGAGGTGGCCGCCGATACTCAGCTCACCTTCACGCTGGTGGTGAACGACGGCAGGGCCCAGAGCAAGACGGCCACCGTGACGGTGATGGTGCGCAACGTCGACCGGGCGCCCGTGGCGGATGCGGGCTCGGAGCAGGTGGTGGACCCGCTGGCCACCGCGAGCCTCAGCGCGACGGCGGTGGACCCGGACGGGGATGCCCTCACCTGGACGTGGCGTCAGGTGGAGGGCCCCGCGGTGGAGCTGCAGGGAGCCGACACGGCCACCCCGTCGTTCACCGCCCCCGAGGTGCGGGCGGAGACGGTGCTGCGCTTCGAGGCCATCGCCAGCGCGAACGGGCTGTCCAGCGCCCCGATGACGGCGACGGTGACGGTGCGGCACGCCAACAAGGCGCCCCAGGCCCTTCCGCGGCTGGTGGGTGACGCTCGGTCGGGGGCGCAGGTGACGCTCGACGCGTCCGCGTCCAGCGACCCGGATGGCGACGCCCTCACCTTCGGGTGGAAGCAGGTGGCGGGACCGTCCGTCACCCTCTCCGCGTCCGAGGGTGCGCAGGTGACGTTCCGCGCGCCCGAGGTGAAGCAGGCCGTGACGCTGCACTTCGAGCTCACCGCGACGGACGCCCGCGGCGGCGCCAGCACGGCGGTGCTCGGGGTGACGGTGCAGCCGTCCTCTAGCGGCTCCTCGGGTGGCTGCTCCAGCACGGGCGGCTCATCGCCTGGGCTGCTGCTCTCCCTGTTCGGGCTGCTCGTGGGAGCCGTTCGCACCCGGCGACGCGCGTAG
- a CDS encoding MXAN_5453 family MXYO-CTERM-anchored protein, translated as MIRGASLKSSRRTVAPTHDRKRGVMLGAFLLAGAASAELPDYTFQLQARTNLAVNTEEGSYNVELGSLTSAGSFFIPVTADRQVAFQLAITREGRPGVWYGQNGQGGRIYLLPDGLGADARLGEVSLNSHRQLVFAVTGTNDASKNGIYVLNADEPDAPPQIVRSPLGSSSWSSLVMNEAGQMAARVTLSTGYAYVLYTPNTTGGFDAKVLAAEKYVDPGYPYTFLYSPGANDLGQIAAAVDLQAPTSSAWYQELRIFNPDGTSQVIADTRGHNPDSNIFRFAAVQPAINNLGQVAIQATLLEAAGRQSTAILLWDGNELKVVAQNGMDVPGEPGEAIGTVEVFPPDINDRGHVVFRATRKSDGFRAVWVSDGENLKRVVTEHDILPSDKGDARVDQETPSNPVFSGMPSINRHSDISFGVGLAPPETDQVEWGTALYIAQSSLWTPDAPDAGTDPEPDAGTEPDAGTEPDAGTDPEPDAGTDPEPDAGTEPDAGTTPDAGTTPPDAGPGTPEPQPNPESDSGCGCQSTSAAGLWPFALAGLAGLTRRRSLKRREQPPRD; from the coding sequence ATGATTCGTGGTGCATCGCTGAAGAGCAGTCGTCGGACCGTCGCCCCCACTCACGACCGGAAGCGTGGCGTGATGCTGGGTGCGTTCCTGCTGGCGGGAGCAGCCTCGGCCGAGCTACCGGACTACACGTTCCAGTTGCAAGCGCGCACCAACCTGGCCGTCAACACGGAGGAGGGCTCCTACAACGTCGAATTGGGCAGCCTCACCTCCGCCGGCAGCTTCTTCATTCCCGTCACCGCGGACCGGCAGGTGGCCTTCCAGCTCGCCATCACGCGGGAGGGACGTCCGGGCGTCTGGTACGGCCAGAACGGCCAGGGCGGCCGCATCTACCTGCTCCCTGACGGCCTGGGAGCGGATGCACGCCTTGGCGAGGTCAGCCTCAACTCGCACCGGCAGTTGGTCTTCGCCGTCACCGGGACGAATGACGCGTCGAAGAACGGCATCTACGTGCTGAACGCGGACGAACCAGACGCGCCGCCGCAGATCGTCCGCTCGCCGCTGGGCTCCTCCAGTTGGTCCAGCCTGGTCATGAACGAGGCGGGGCAGATGGCCGCCCGAGTCACGCTGAGCACGGGCTACGCCTACGTGCTGTACACGCCCAATACGACGGGTGGCTTCGACGCGAAGGTTCTCGCTGCGGAGAAGTACGTCGACCCGGGCTACCCCTACACGTTCCTCTACTCCCCGGGCGCGAACGACCTGGGGCAGATCGCCGCGGCGGTGGACCTGCAAGCGCCCACCTCCAGCGCCTGGTACCAGGAGCTGCGCATCTTCAACCCGGATGGGACGTCGCAGGTCATCGCGGACACGCGCGGGCACAACCCGGACTCCAACATCTTCCGCTTCGCCGCCGTGCAGCCCGCCATCAACAACCTGGGCCAGGTGGCCATCCAGGCCACGCTGCTGGAGGCGGCTGGGCGGCAGAGCACCGCCATCCTCCTGTGGGATGGCAACGAGCTGAAGGTGGTCGCGCAGAACGGAATGGACGTGCCGGGCGAGCCCGGCGAAGCCATCGGGACGGTGGAGGTATTCCCGCCCGACATCAACGACCGCGGACACGTGGTCTTCCGGGCCACGCGCAAGTCGGACGGGTTCCGCGCGGTGTGGGTGAGTGACGGCGAGAACTTGAAGCGCGTGGTCACCGAGCACGACATCCTCCCCTCGGACAAGGGTGACGCCCGGGTGGATCAGGAGACCCCCTCCAACCCGGTGTTCTCCGGCATGCCGAGCATCAACCGCCACAGCGACATCAGCTTCGGCGTGGGCCTGGCCCCGCCGGAGACGGACCAGGTGGAATGGGGCACCGCCCTCTACATCGCCCAGTCCTCGCTCTGGACGCCGGACGCCCCGGACGCGGGCACCGACCCCGAGCCCGACGCGGGCACCGAGCCCGACGCGGGCACCGAGCCCGATGCGGGCACCGACCCCGAGCCCGACGCGGGCACCGACCCCGAGCCCGACGCGGGCACCGAGCCCGATGCGGGCACCACGCCCGATGCGGGCACCACCCCGCCGGACGCGGGCCCGGGCACCCCCGAGCCGCAGCCCAACCCGGAGTCGGACAGCGGCTGCGGCTGCCAGTCCACCTCGGCCGCCGGCCTCTGGCCCTTCGCGCTCGCGGGCCTGGCGGGCCTGACGCGCCGCCGCTCGCTGAAGCGCCGCGAGCAGCCCCCGCGCGACTGA
- a CDS encoding ferredoxin--NADP reductase: MATGFTTERVLSVQHWSDRLFSIVCTRDSGFRFQNGQFVMMGLEVEGRPLMRAYSMASANYDDTLEFYSIKLQDGPLTSRLQKVAPGDQVLVGTKAVGTLTVANLRPGRHLWMLATGTGLAPFLSMVKDPETWERFERVTVVHGCRHVSDLSYSKFFEEVLPNDPYLGDLVRERLTYFPTVTREPFRNQGRITDLLRAKPLSPEHDRVVICGSHEMIKETATILEGFGFEEGDSHERGDFLIEKAFASR; encoded by the coding sequence ATGGCCACTGGTTTTACGACCGAGCGTGTGCTCTCGGTGCAACACTGGTCTGACCGTCTCTTCTCCATCGTCTGCACGCGCGACAGCGGCTTCCGATTCCAGAACGGTCAGTTCGTGATGATGGGCCTCGAGGTCGAAGGTCGCCCGCTCATGCGCGCGTACTCGATGGCGAGCGCGAACTACGACGACACGCTCGAGTTCTACTCCATCAAGCTCCAGGACGGCCCGCTCACCTCGCGATTGCAGAAGGTCGCTCCGGGCGATCAAGTGCTCGTGGGCACGAAGGCGGTGGGCACGCTCACCGTCGCGAACCTCAGGCCGGGTCGTCACCTGTGGATGCTCGCCACCGGCACCGGCCTCGCGCCGTTCCTGAGCATGGTGAAAGACCCCGAGACCTGGGAGCGCTTCGAGCGCGTCACCGTGGTGCACGGCTGTCGCCACGTGAGCGACCTCTCGTACTCGAAGTTCTTCGAAGAGGTACTGCCGAACGACCCGTACCTGGGTGATCTCGTGCGCGAGAGGCTGACGTACTTTCCGACGGTCACGCGTGAGCCGTTCCGCAATCAGGGCCGTATCACCGACCTGCTTCGCGCGAAGCCGCTCTCACCCGAGCACGATCGCGTCGTCATCTGCGGCAGCCACGAGATGATCAAGGAGACCGCGACCATTCTCGAAGGCTTCGGCTTCGAGGAAGGCGACTCACACGAGCGCGGCGACTTCCTCATCGAGAAGGCCTTCGCCAGTCGTTGA